A window of Thiocapsa bogorovii genomic DNA:
TCCGCTTGCGTAACGTCGTTGATGTTCTGGTTCAAGATGACTGGTGGTTCGACCGCCGAGCACTGCAGGATCGTCTCCCGTTCGCATAACCGGATGCCCGCCTGATCAGGCCCTGAACCACACCCAAGCGCACCCACGGACAACGACGATGTTTTGGAATGACGACGACAGCAACGACCGGATTCGCGTGCCCGACGACATTGTCGATCTCCTCTTCGGGATCGACTGCAAATGCATCCCGGTGGACCACGCCTACCTACTCGCCGAGGCGCTGCGACAAACGCTGCCCTGGATTGCCGAGGAGCCCGGTGTCGCCGTGCACTCGGTGCACGTTGCCGGTTCACAGAACGGATGGGAGCGACCCGAGCACGGGACTGACTCCTATCTCGCCGTCTCCCGGCGGACCAAGCTGACTCTGCGGGTTCCCCGACACCGCGTCCCAGAGCTGCTGCGCGATCTTCCCGGGGCCAAGCTCGATCTCGGCGGAGAGACACTCGTCGTCGGCGCGGGCAAGGCCAAGCCGTTGAGCACCGAGACCACCCTGTTCTCTCGATATGTTGCGCTCGATCTCGCCGACCGGGCGGGCGAAGACGAGAGTGTCTTTCTCGAGACCGCCGCGCGCGCCCTCGCCGAGATGGACATCCGCGTGCGCAAGGCCGTCTGCGGCAGGACCAACCGGCTCGCCACGCCCGAGGGCTCCATCCCGACACGCAGCCTGATGCTCGCCGGACTCACGCCCGACGAATCCATCCGGCTTCAGCAACGGGGACTCGGTCGCCACCGCCTCCTCGGTTGCGGCATCTTCATCCCCCATAAGGGCGTCGACTCGGTCAAACAGAGCCAGGGCTGAGCGCGACTCGCCGCCGGTCTTATCCGAAAAGACACGCTTGCCCCGAGCGCGCTGCGGCGTCGCACCGTAGCCGCCGAACACCCTCCGCTCCAGGCACCTCGGGTGCCCGCCTCCCCAGACTCGGACCACCGCAGCCGCAGACTCGAAAAACGACGGCGCGCAAAAAAATGTGACGAGTGCATCACAAAATCATAAGATTAGGAAGTTTGAATCAAACCCTAATGACGGGTACATCGTCACGCGTATTGACTGTACCCCGCCGAACAAAGACGAGAGGAGCAACCATGGCC
This region includes:
- the cas6 gene encoding type I-MYXAN CRISPR-associated protein Cas6/Cmx6, coding for MFWNDDDSNDRIRVPDDIVDLLFGIDCKCIPVDHAYLLAEALRQTLPWIAEEPGVAVHSVHVAGSQNGWERPEHGTDSYLAVSRRTKLTLRVPRHRVPELLRDLPGAKLDLGGETLVVGAGKAKPLSTETTLFSRYVALDLADRAGEDESVFLETAARALAEMDIRVRKAVCGRTNRLATPEGSIPTRSLMLAGLTPDESIRLQQRGLGRHRLLGCGIFIPHKGVDSVKQSQG